In Alnus glutinosa chromosome 7, dhAlnGlut1.1, whole genome shotgun sequence, the sequence TGCTTGAAACTGAGTGACTCCATGTACTCTTTACTCTATGATTTAGCACACCTTGTTCCTCTACTatgatttttcttgtatttgattACTAACTGAACTATAGCTCCTCAACCATGATTTTTGTTCATCCATCATTTCAACTTCAAGTCTTCATATTTAATTTCATATAGTCTTTTTTACCAGAAATTCAACAGCCAATATTTAACTCAAACCCCAATCAAATGTTTCTTGCACCCATGATCAAATATTATATTTCATTCAATTTCTAACCCTCATAATCTTTTCTATGACTCTATCCATCATCAGCACTTGCGTCTCATCATCAACAATGGATCATGATCCTCTAATCTCAAGCTTCATCACCTGTCTAATCTGAGTACAATTATACTTACTCTGAGACACCCTTAATTTGTAATTGAAATCTTCTTTTCATATAATTACAGTACCTATACAAGGgcctttgttctttttttgcaTGTCCATCAAGCAAAGCAAAAGGAAGAGTTCCGTATGTCATTATCTGCACACAAGCTGCTTTGTTTTCCTTCtttataatttcatatttaTGCAAGTATATACTGGATTCATTACAAAGTATCAAAATAAGCAGAAAATTAATGCAATATTTAGGAACCCAGTTGAGCAAACAAAAGATATAACACAACGgtgactaaaaaagaaaaacccaagaCTTCTGCAGCAACAGAACCAAGAAATTTACAAAATGCCAGAAGTGTACCACTACAAAATACATAATCAACCAGAAAaggcaaaagtaaaaaaagaaaaaagagaggggaCAGTGACCTGGCGGAGAGGGTAGAGTAGAGAGGAGAGGCGAGGTCTTCCGAACAAATTGAGGCGAAGAGAGTGTACAAGTGAAGGCCTAACGAAACCCATTTTTTGTAAAGGCTTTTTCTCTGAATATTTTAGCTCTACGGTTTTTTAAAAAGGTTCTATATTCTTAGGGTTTTTGAGATGAAAGGAAGACGcgccatttttttgttttttttgttttgcctGGTAATTGTCTGTTCTTGTAGTTGTTGTGTTTTTGCAGTGGTGCCCCTATGTACCTCGTTATTAGCTTTTCACCtcttgtgtttttgttttttttaaaaaaaaaaaatatatatatatatatatatatatattctaattgAATATGAAAAAAGGGTTACAAGGTTTAGTCTTTCCCACTTCTTATCCTATTagaagataagataagagatccTATGAGAATGCTTAAAAAAACATGATTGGAAGCTGCCCACTTAGCTAAACAATGTGTCCGAAAATTGGCACTATGAGGCACTTTCAAAGCATTCCAGCTAAGAATGAAAGATAAAAGTAAACTAATATCTAAATGCAATTAGCAAAAGAccaataagagaaaaagaagaggattGTTGATAGCAAGAATAACAAGTAAAGCATCTCCCTCTAAAAATAAATTCCCACAACCAAAAGATGCAGTCACCTGAGAAGTCAAAAGAGCAGCAGAAGCTTCTCCAATAAGTGGATCAGAATAAGTCAACTTTTGCGTAACAGCTAGAATAATATTACCATTTTCATCACTAATAACTGATGCAGGAACAACAAAATCATCATGGACAACAACATCAAAATTTCCTTTAATACATCCAGCAAAAGGTGGAATCCAGAGAGAAGGTAAAATAGAGTCAGACCAAGCCTGACAATGCAAGCCCAAAGTATAAGAAATCTGCTTGATTGCTTTTGCAGGAGAAGGTTGAATTCCATCATGAATAAGTTTATTCCGAGCTATCCAAATGAAGTCTAAAGTGAGATAAGCAAACAATTATAATTTCCTAACTTCATATTTAGGAATAGCAAGCATCATCACGGCCtcacaagaaaaataatagcAAGAATCCAATCTGATATATGTCTATAGGCGAAAGCTGAGGGAAAAAGAGGCCAACTAGAGCTCCTCCATAAAATTATAGCTAAATCACATTCaaataaaatgtgaaataaGGTTTCAAGAGAATTCTTACAGAAGGGACAAACCCAAGCATCCATATCCTCGGAGATAATAAAACGACCTATATTTGCACGTGAATGCAACATATCCAAAGCAATCTTCCATAAGAGATGTTTAAACCTAGCCTGGATTTTGAGACCCCAAAGGGATTTCCAGGTATCCATAGAGAAAGGAGAAACACAAACCCTTTGAACAATAGAAATCTCATGCGCATATTTCACTGAAAATTGCCCTGAAGGAGACGGAGCCCAAAACCCATTTATCAAATGAAGAGATGCGAAATATGAATACTCATGATATTCTTAACAGTAGTAGGATCAAAAAGATCCATCAACGACTGAATGTTCCACACACGATCTTCTGTAAGTAGCAGATCATTAACAGAAAAGAAGGCAACACAACCAAATTTGCATTTGGTCTAGGTCTGAAATTTGGCATTAAAGGAATCCATGGAAAGTCCCAAACATCCACATTCAAACCATTAGAAATAGAAATACATGCTCTCAATTCAACAACTTTACGATTTTTCAATAATCCTTTCCAAAGCCAAGAATAACAAGGATTATAAGAAGCCTTGAAAAAAGAGATACCATTAGTAAGATACTTATTTCTAAGACATTCTACCCACAACAGAGGTTGATTGATTGTCATCTTCCAACCAAGTTGAGCCAATAAAGAATGATTTAGAAATTCCATAGAGCGAATACCCAATCCCCCCAAGGATTTAGGCTTGCAAATACTATCACATGAAATAAAGGACATACATCTTTTCTTATCATGTGGAAAACCTGCCTAAAACTTCCGCAAACCTGCATTAAGCTCCAAACAAAAGGACTTTGGTAGAATAAAAAGAGACAGCATAAGTCGAAATTGCATTTGCTACAGACTTAATAAGAGTAGTTCTAGTCGCTTGAGACAACAATCTAGCTTTCCAACCATAAATCTTAGCAAATTTACGATCTTTAAGTTCAATATAAGAATCattctttctccttttcaaGAAGAGAGGAATACCAAGATACTTAACTCTGGTAAGAATATGAGCAAGGTTCAAAATGCCATTGATAGAAACCCTTGTAGCTGGTCGGCAGTTCTTGCTAAAAAACACAACAGATTTGGCCATATTAATATGCTGACCAGACCAAGAAGAATAAGTATCAAGACAATTAATAATAACGTCAGCCTCTCTAACACTAGCTCGAGAAAAAATCATCACATCATCAACaaaaagaagatgagaaatagCAGGGCATAAACGAGACATCTTGATACCATGGAGAAGACCCCTATTTTATGCTCTCAAAATAAGTCTTGATAAAATCTCCGATCCTAAAATAAATaggaaaggagaaagaggatctccttgccGAAGACCACGAGAAGGTAAGAATTTTCCAAAAAGAGCTCCATCAATCATAATGGAGAAAGAAGTAGTAGTAATACATTGCCTAATCCATTGAATCCAAGTAGAATTAAAACCAAGTAAAGCTAAAATCCGTAATAGAAATTCCCATTCAATTGAATCAAAAGCTTTATCCATGTCTAATTTCTTGAAGCTCTTTATTTACTGTCCAgcataacaaattttttaagttgatccaataactaatttttaaaaaatttgtataggGGAAAGACATAAATATGCTAAATATTCTCATCGAGCAAAAGACCTCAGCTAACTTAGCTAACAAGCCAAATACTATTGTCATTTGATATTTAGAGTATTAATGTTCTGAAAGTGCTTGGAAATAGCACACGGCCATCTCATGTGTTGAGATAACtcatctttaccaaacacactaACACTCGATATCTTTGCTCCAACTCATTTTTTCTACCCACTTCCAAAGAAGCCGTGGATTTTGCACTCGCTCAacaaccctctctctctctttacttTTATAGCTTCCAACGGAAATTAATTATGGTGGATCATACGGCAATCATCTGTTGTGGGCATGCCAATACATGATTATGCTTGATTAGGAAAAAAACCTATGAATGCTGATAGTCGGATGCTCATTCACACCCCTTTATCAGTCACTTCAAATAAGAGTTACTCTTCTTTTGATTCATAATCACTcatatctattttttaataaaatgagatacgcatgcatttttaatagtaatgacaagattagaaaaaaaataaaaataaataaataaataaaaatgcatgtgcATATCACTTGCAATGTGTCTATCTAATTTCTTCTAAAAATcatactaaaataaaaataaaatgaaaaagctAACGTGCTTCGCCTTCTTAATGCAAAAACAGAGAATGAGAGAACAGACTTGGAAGCTTAAAATTCCAAGCTGCAAGGACTCTACTATATATAGTGTTTTGAGAGCTTTACAGAATCTACTCTAATAGGGAAGTTACAAAGTAATCGTTCCTATACATCGAATATGTGGTGCAAGGAAAGAAATACAacagaaaaataggaaaagaagAACAGAATTAGGCAACATATAGCCGTTAGTCATATAAGGCAGTATATGACCGTTTGGGGAACACTGTCGCAGTGAATCACAAGCACGTGATTGTAGGATCGTGATACTCGGGATCAATGTAATCGTGTATATTCTGAGTAATCAAAGGGATGCTAATTCCTGGACGTGTAAGGCATGTATGGTTTGCGGATGCGTGGGCTGCAAGAGCTTGATTTGCCGAACCATCTGCGGATCCTTGGACAGCAAGGTCTCCTGTCTTAACAGCCCCCCGCAAGCTGATGGGAGGTGCAACAATCATCAGCTTGTCACGCAGGAAGAGAAACCAGGCAGAGGTGAGCCCTTTGGTGAATATGTTTGCACGTTGATCGTGAGTGAAAATGTAGCTAGTGGTAAGGTCTTTATGCAACATTTTCTCTCGGATGAAGTAGTAGTCCACTTCAACATGTTTGGTTCGAGCATGATAGATGGGGTTTGAGGCCAAGGCAATGGCACCCATGTTGTCACACCAGATGCGTGGAGGAGCTGGAAGAGGAACTTGGAATTCTCGAAATAGCATTCGGAGCCAGTAGAGTTCGGTAGTGGTCACGGCTAAGGAACGGTAATTCTGCTTTTGTGCTGGAACGTGAGACCACGGGCTGCTTCTTGGCATGCCGGGAAATCAAGCGAGAGCCAAGAAAAACGCCATAGCCACCGGTAGACCTGCGATCAGAGGGGTCCCCCGCCTAGTCCGAGTCGCGGTAGGCGTGTAGACTGAGGGATCCTTTGGTGAAGAGCAATCCAAAATCGGGGGTACCCTTCAAGTAGCATAGCACCCGTTTGGTTGCACTAAGGTGAGCAGTCATGGGGCAATGGAGAAACTGGCAAAGCTGGTTGACTGTGAAAGAAATGTCAGGCCGGGTGAGCGTGCAGTATTGAAGGGCACCAATGACATGTCGATATAGGGTGGGGTCTGGAAGTGGATCGCCATCAGAGGCTGTGAGCCGCTTTCCGGAAGTGCATGGGGCTGAGTAGGGCTTAGCTACATCCATGTTGACACGATGAAGTAGGTCCACAATATACTTGGATTGACTGAGATGCAAATGTTGAGGATCTCGGTGTACATGAATGCCGAGAAAGTATGATAGATTACCAAGGTCCATGAGATTGAATTCGGCCTGCAAACTTGAGATCAAATTGTTAATAACAGGCAAATTATTGCTTGTGACAATAATGTCGTCAACATACACAAGTAGGAAAATATGAATGGAGGAGGTATGAAGGAAAAATAAGGACGTGTCCACCTTAGAGCCAACAAACCCTCGGTCGAGAAGAGCTTCAGATAGGTGATGAAACCAGGCCCTTGGTGTTTGCTTGAGGCCATAGAGAGACTTACCTAGCTTGCACACATGGCTGGGATAGCGAGGGTGAACGAAACCTTGTGGTTGTTCCATAAACACCTGCTAAGTGAGTACTCCATGGAGGAAAGCATTGGAGACATCGAGCTGTTTAGAGGCCAGTTGAAATTGAGGGCAAGAGCTAGGAGTAGCCAAACTGTGGTAGGTTTGATTATCGAGCTGAAAGTCTCATTATAGTCGATGCCATCATGCTGTTGGAAGCCTTTTGCAATGAGCCGGGCCTTGTATCGATCAATAGTTCCATCGGCCTTGGAAGCTTAAAATTCCAAGCTGCAAGGACTCTACTATATATAGTGTTTTGAGAGCTTTATAGAATATGCTATAATAGGGAAGTTACAAAGTAATCGTTCCTATATAGCGAATATGTGGAACACAAGCAAAGAAATACAacagaaaaataggaaaagaagAACAGAATTAGGCAACATATAGCCGTTAGTCATATAAGGCAGTATATGACCGTTTGGGGAATACTGTAGCAGTGAATCACAAGTACGTGATTGTAGGATCGTGATACTCGGGATCAACATAATTGTGTATATTCTAAGTAATCAAAGGGATGCTAATTCTTGGACGTGTAAGGCATGTATGGTTTGCGGATGCGTGGGCTGCAAGAGCTTGATTTGCGGAACCATATGCGGATCCTTGGACAGCAAGGTCTCCTGTCTTAACACTTAAGCCTAGCCCAAGCTTTGACAGGCCTTGTGTTAGGATATCCAAGTTAACCATAATTGTAACTGCAATTAATTAagtaaggttatgtgagtgtaGGAAATGGTTACTGGACAGGTGTTTGGACTGTCCGAACAAAGAGGGTTCAAGCTATTTGCACACGTGTCCGAACAGGTGAGGTCCTTCCCCTTCACTCAACACCTGCCGTTTTGCACGGATCTTAATCTATTTTGACCAAATATAGAGTAGAACAAGTGTGATATATTGAACGAAGCTTTAGACAATTTAATTACATACAACAAAACTTCATATTCAGAAGTCAgaccccttctctctctttccctctctctctcgcgcgCGCAAAGCAATGGCCGCGACGATCTCTCAGCTCTCGTGCTTCGCTGCAGTGAACGGCGGTGTGACGCTACGTAGGAGGCTATCATTTGCAAGCCCATCGCTGCGCTGCTCCAAGGTACTCCCCTAAGCCCCCAGCACCCACAAAATCGagccaaataaaataaataaataaataaaatggaagAAATGGGAAATATGGAAAGAGTGAAAACATGAATTTTGATTTTTGCGTGTTGCCGTGGTAATTGAGAGACCCTCGTAATTCACCATTCAATGAGCCAAATTGGGATCAATACGGCGTCGTTTGAAGGATTTTCCAAGTACTTTTCTCGTTTTCTGATACCAAACACTCGTCATTTGCTTGACTGAATTGTAAACTCAATTCAgtcaaaaaaaaagttgtatgtATGTATAACTGTTACTGGATTCTGATCCGCGAAgatttttgaagaaattttattttgttgatttctttttttgggttggcTTGGACTAGAATGTTAGTCTGCCTCAGAATGATATCTGCATCCGGGTCCAGAGTTTTGTATTTGGGAAAGATTGTCTGCTCAAACATGTTTGTAATTGTCAATATTTTTGCCGGTAGTGTTTGATATGGTGCTCTTTGGTTTCATTTTTGTTATCTAGTTTACAGTTTTTATGAGCCTTGAAGGGCGCCGGACAGATGCTTCCAGTTCTGACGTTAAGAGTACTCTAAGGTATACAGCGGATGCATCGGAATTGAATGTCGGAGGAACATCAAAGTCATACCCGGATTTAGAAGAAGATGCTGCTGGAAAGTTGGGAATGGATGAGCCAGTGCTAGAAAACGATATCATTCAGCCAAAAAGAGGAGCAAAAAtccatgatttttgttttggcaTTCCCTTTGGTGAGTGTGTATCGATTTGGTAAACACCTATATTGTTCACTTTGCTGCATCAGAGAGACTTGGTAGATAACACTCACTTTTATTCTTTTgaagaataataattttcattgaaAGAAAAACGCAAAGCCTCATACACAAAGTATACAAGAACACTCACTTTTATTATTGCCACTTAATGGGTCAAACTATTTCCAATTTAATGAATAAAACATGAAACCTATTTAAGGGTTTGTTGGGCAATGATTTTGCAGGACATGTTAAGTtgatctacttttttttttttaaaaaaaaaaaaaaagaatggatgGATGGATTAATTTGATCCTCTCTTCCTATGCTTTAGACAAAATATGTGTTATATATTCATATGAGATCCACCCATAGTTAGTTAATCCCAATCAATAAACATATTTATGTCAATAATAAAATTCTAGATATTGGCATtcagttctctctctcatttatgGTATTTGTTGACTTGATTTGTTAAGGTGCTTCAAAATTTAAgttcaattacttataaaaaaaaaaaaaaaaaattaagttcttATGCAGCCCAACTTAAGACCTTAACATGCACTTAAACACGCTAAGCACGTAAACTTGAATTGACCTTAGCTACCATGTCCTTGTAAAGTTGTAGAGATGTCAACAAAAGCATGTTAAGAGAGATATAGACTCAAAGCAAATAGGGGGTTTGGCTTCAGTATCTTTCTTGGAGTTTTTGGatctttgtaattttaaatcatatgCATAATCTTTTGTTTAGTTTTCTCTTGCGtatcttttgtatacttcccatCTGCTAGCGCTAAACCCATTTTTGTACTGAGTGAATATTgttagttataaaaaaaaaggtgaattAAACATCATATTTAAGTCGTAGGATAGTGGAGGGAGAAGTACTTATGCTgtgatttataatttgtttCCATCTTCCATTTTATTCCGATTTGCATATTGAGGGAATTGATTGAATTATAACACAAGGGAAATAGAAATTGCtgcttatttcaattaaaagaaagtattacaaatttacaactaAAAAGGAAACTTGGAGCGGTATAGTGAACTGCTTGTCAAGAAAACTTGgatgacctcttgggaagtcttcGTGTTGCCCCCtcccttttattaaaaaaaagaagaagcggTGAACTGCTTAACATCTTTAATCCAGTGAAAGGACCAGAAGACAAAGCAGTGATTGTTGGGCAAAAACCTTTCAATGTATAGCTTAGTGATTTCGATTAGAATATTTCCTAAAAGTGATAGATCTTTGTAGGTAACCCTGTGGGTGTGGCATGGGGGATACAAAAGCTGTGAAATATTATGTCcttgtttaatttaatttattttcaactcTGTTTAGGAAATGGTTAGCAAAATATACTTGGTCAACGTTCTCACACCCTTGTTCAAGTCATCCCAGATGTTACTATCACATATGAATGACTGAATATACTTGTGTGGAATCAAATCACTGAAAGGCAAGCCCTCAAGGTACAAGTTTTGCTAAATGTTAGGAAAAGGAACCTTGAGGTAATTGAGTTGCTATCTCGATAAATAATGCTCTGTAGGCTTTAACTTTGATTACGGAGGATGTTCGCCAAATCATGGAAATCCGTGGGATAATCGATAAAGGATGTTATTCTAGGCTTTAGATTATCAAGAAGGATTTAAGAATGTTGGAGGTTCTGTCGCGGACTAAGAAACATTTCCAGGAGTTGTTTTGGGTTCTAGATGATTTAGAAATAAGAGTTGGGTTATAGGTGTTTGATTTTGGGTTAATAAAATGGGACGGTTGACTGAATATCATGTTATTAGCGAACTTCGATCGATTGAAGTTGGAGTTTGATTGATTGGACCTGTGGCGCTAAAAGAAAGAATGATGTGGCAGATGAGCACTTATTGAGTCTGAGCAAGTCAACTCGATCGATTGAAGTAGGGTTTCGAACAATCGAAATGGAATCTACACGTGGCAGAATCACGCATGCGGGTAGGTGAGAAATGACACGCATTAAATGGGCATGACATGTTGCGATAGATCGAACCAGGTTTTAATCGTGCAAGGGAAGCTTCATAAGAAATCAAAAGACAGGAGGTTCCCCCCGGCCCCTTCAAAGATGCAGTGACAAGAGAGAGTGAGGGAGAAGGCATAGAGAGAGGGTGCGTAAGAAAGGAGGAGGGGAGTGCCAAACCTAAAAAGCTCAAATCTCTATGCGCTTTGAGTTTCATTTTGGTTATGTGGGTATGTTGTTAGTTTTGATTGTTGAGATTGAATGATTTCGTTGTTGTGATTTCGATTGTTGGAGTTTTGATTAAGGGAGAGGTTTTTGTTGCATGAGAATTTGTTgagtttttgttgttgtgttgGAGAAAAGTTAGCGTTATTGAGGTTTGAGTAGGAAAAGGGAGGATTTTGAGGTGGGAGGATGTTGTTTTATGTTGTTGGTTGATTGATGAAGCTTGGCGAGGTATGGAAAAGGAGAAATGTGGAGAGAGAAATTaggttttgggtgttttttgaaCGTAAAAAATGCCTAACAGCGTGATTCGATCAAACGAAGTTGGGTTTCGTTCGATATTGAACTTAGAACAGAATGGTTTGATCACATTTTGATTGATCGACCCAATAACAGTGTTGAAGTATGTCACGCATGTAAGTAAAACTGTGCATTATGGGTTCGATCGATTGAATGAGGGACAAAATGATTTGATTGCAATCTGATTGATCGAACCAGAAACAGAAAGGTTCGATCGATACTTCGATTGCAGTCCTATCGATCGAAGTGAAACAGAAAAGTTTAGATGGGCTTTAAATCAGTTTTAATTATGAGGACTTAATATTAGGGAGTTTAATGCAATTAATTGCAATGTAGGAAGAGGATTAAGATATTGAGGAATTAGGTTTAAACCAAATAGAGCACTTGGGGGTGTTACAGatatactttaattggttcAGATTTCTGTTTTTTCATACGATataatgaatgattttttttattttttttttattttttttaaaaaaaagagagaagaagaagaagaagaaaagaaaagaaaagaaaagaaagattcttaATTTACGGGTCTCCAAAACATAGTTTCTTTTGTACAATGCATTTTTAGGTCACAAACTGTTCGAGGTTGGTCCCTTGGTCAAAGCAGTCCTATAATTGCAGTTATGATTGTTATTACAGTCAAATCTGTAGGACCACTGGTCTTTGTGCAAGTTGGTTTGCACACGCTTTGCTTCTGTCCAAATTGCTAGTGATAAGTATGTTAACTGTACAAGTACATGCccatatgtgttttttttttctccaattgatgttgtttttttcttaaatgaaGACTGACTAGTGCAAACTTTTTTGTCTTGTTACAGGTGGACTTGTTTTAAGTGGTGGacttcttggttttgttttctCAAGAAATCCTGCAACTCTGACTACTGGTGTGCTCTACGGAGGTGCTTTGCTA encodes:
- the LOC133872235 gene encoding protein FATTY ACID EXPORT 1, chloroplastic; its protein translation is MAATISQLSCFAAVNGGVTLRRRLSFASPSLRCSKFTVFMSLEGRRTDASSSDVKSTLRYTADASELNVGGTSKSYPDLEEDAAGKLGMDEPVLENDIIQPKRGAKIHDFCFGIPFGGLVLSGGLLGFVFSRNPATLTTGVLYGGALLALSTFSLKIWRQGKSSLPFILGQAALSAVLLWKNFQAYSLTKKVFPTGFYAAISAAMLCFYSYVLISGGNPPPKKLKSSPSVASW